The DNA segment TCTCACTTCAAAAGTATTATTGGTATTATGGATCAAagtaagaatatgatcattattttagtacttacatttattttgttttatgcatccaaaattatttttttttaaataattattttcgcataaagtttataaaagtttggttaacaattggtatcagaacCAACCAATTTTGgatcaaaaaacatattttttttgttttttgattattGTTTGATCTTATGGATGACTAAATATATATGATGCGATGCATATGAATAATGTAGTAACACACATCTTCAATGTTTCATGATTTCAATCATATCTATTGCATGATTTTatgaaagtttaaaaaatacgATTAGTAATTTAAATATGTGATTATGGAAATCTCAAGAAATAGTTTTTCTAATATGTatgtttttttacttgtttgtttgaagatgattatatatatatatgtgtgtgtgtgtgtgtgtgtgttattCAACTTATGAAACAAGTGTTGATCAACTCAACGGAGGATCATCACCATGTTTGATTATATGACAagagtttaataataaaatgttgATAAAGTTTTTACCCAACGATATTAAACTTCTTtacatttcaataattttattttaataattatgttataTCTATATGATTTATGAATTATTATAATTCAACCCAACGGATGGATTATAATAAGATACTTTTGAATTATGTGATTGTAGTTCAGTCCAACGAAAGAACTATGATATGATCTCTTATGTTTATGATTAATGTGATATCtaacttaatttttgttgtagTTAGATTATTGTAAAGTGTGGTGTTAAATATTgtcatgataaaaaataattttccttttgaattaaattttattttgcagCAAGGAATCCTACCGCTATTACATGCTATTTGTTTGGTATTGAACAATTAAGTggggcaaattttaaaaaacagaagGAACAAATTGGAATTGTTCTTGGTTGCATGGATTTAGACTATGCCTTAAGAGAGCCTACACCCACAAAGCCtacttctaaaaatattaatgaacaAAAGGCTTTATATGGAAAGTGGAAGCGCCCTaatcgcatgagtctaatgattatgaAAGGTTCAATCACTCCTGCAATTCGTGGAGCAATCTCGGATTCAGATAATGCAATGAGCTATATTAAATCAATTGAAGAACAATTCTTAGGAACTTCCAAGTCCTTTGCAAGTACTCTTATGATcaaaatgataacaatgaaatatgATGGCCATAGTGGTGAACGTGAGCACATCATGAAGATGAGTAATATGGTTTCTCGATTGAAAGGAATGGACATGGCAATTTCTGAAGGTTTTCTTATTCACTTCATAATGACTTCACTTCCTTCACAATTTGgtccttttaaaattaattataatactaAAAAAGATAAGTGGAAAATGAGTGAACTAATTGccatgtgtgttcaagaagAAGAGAGGCTTAAAGTGGAAAAGCCTGATATGGCTCACCTCACTATTGgttcaaataaaaaatcttttaacaAAGGTAAAGGTAAGAAAAAGAAGCAAGGTAATGATGTATCTCATAGTGGGCAAAATGACGAAAATAAGATACAATGTCCTTTTTGCCACAAGAAAGGtcacaaaaaaaagaaattgttcTGGTTTTAAGGCTTGGTTGGAAAAGAAAGGTAGAGCAAAAGGACGAAAGTAAGATACAATTCATTTTTGCCACAAGAaaggttacaaaaaaaaaaatattgttctGGTTTTAAGACTTGGTTGGAAAAGAGAGCTAAAACTCAATGCTTAGTGTCTTATGAATCTTATTTAGTTGATATATCACCAAACTGTTGGTGGATTGACATTGGTGCAAGCATTCACATAATGAATTCATTGTAGGGATACCTTACAAACAAGAGACTAAGTAAAGAAGAGTGAACTATTACTTTAGGAAATGGAACAGAAGTGGAAATTGAGGTTATTGGCGTTCTTCGTTTAAATTTGGATACTGGTTTCATTATGGATTTATTAGATATAATTTATGTTCCCGTTTTTACTAGAAACCTAATTTCAGTTCTAAGACTTGATTCTTATGGTTatgaattaaagtttggaaataatgaaatttccttattctataattCTTGTTTGGTTGGCTCTGGCACTTTACATGGTAATctttattcattgaatttagATTGCAAATATTCACAATCTCTTTTATCTTATCATGTGtatgaattctctaaaaaaCGAAATCGAGTAAATGAAAACTCATCCATATTGTGGCATAAGTGATTGGGTCACATTTCAAGAGAAATGATGGAACGTcttattaaagatgaaatttttatttacttgatttttctaattttactaGTTGTGTTGAATGTATAAAGGGAAAATACACTAAGATTAAGAAAAAGGGTGTCTCAAGGGCTACTGAATTGTTAGAATGTATTCATTCTGACATTTGAGGACTTTATTCAATTCCAACTATCAATGGACATATGtactttattagttttattgatgaattttcaagGTATTCTTATGTGTATCTTATTcggtgaaaattttgaaacattaaatgttttttaagatttataaaattGGGGTTGAAAATCAACTCAATCGGTGAATTAAAAGTGTAAGATCTAATGGAGgtggtgaatattatggtaggtTCACCGAATCAAGTCAACATCTTAGTGCTTTTGCCTTATTTTTAAGAGAGTGTGGTATCATTGCAAATTACACAATGTCTGAAACACCAgagcaaaatggtgtagcaaAGCAATGAAATCGTACTCTAATTGACATGGTGAGAAGTATGATGATTAACTCGACCTTGCCTGAATTTTTGTGGGGTGAAGCATTGAAATCTCCTATTCACATTCTCAATCATGTTCCTAGTAGGGTTGTACCCAAAACTCCTTATGAGTTATGAGAGGGTAGGAAACCGACTTTgaattatttacatatatagggatgtccagctgaagccaaaatttttaacccaaaaataaataaattggattctaaaaccataagttgtaatttcatTGGCTATCATGAAATATCAAaaggttttagattttattgtcATGGTCAAGACCCTAAAATTGTTGAAACTAGACATgttgtgtttttagaaaatgaatattttagtaGGAGAACTGAGCTTAAAAAGTTAACCTCTAATGAAGTATCAACACCAATTATGGAATATGGTGTGATTCAAGAGGTTTCTcataatgaaaatgagaatgtcCCAACTACAAAAGTATCTTTACGTAGAtcacaaagagagaaaagacCTACTATATCAAATGATTATGAAGTTTATCTTAAGGAGTGTGATTATGATGTTGGCTTGGAAAATGATCCTACTTCTTATGATCAAGCCATCAATAGTGAAAATTCAACTCTATAGTTTTATGCTATGGAAGAAGagttgaaatcaatgaaagataaTGAAGTTTGGGATCTTGTAGAATTGCCCaaaggaattaaaactattggttgcaaatggatttttaaaaccaaacatgattcTAAGGGCAATGTCAAAAGATACTCAAGAGGTTTATCGTAATGAAAACGAGAATGTCCCAACTACAGAAATATCTTTACGTAGAtcacaaagagagaaaagacCTACTATATCAAATGATTATGAAGTTTATCTTAACAAGTGTGATTATGATGTTGGCTTGGAAAATGATCCTACTTCTTAGCCATCAATAGTGAAAATTCAACTCTATGGATTTATGCTATGGAAGAAGagttgaaatcaatgaaagacaatgaAGTTTGGGATATTGTAGAATTACCCaaaggaattaaaactattggttgtcaatggatttttaaaaccaaacatgatttTAAGAGCAATGTCAAAAGATACAAGGTCAGGTTAGTTGCAAAAGGATAcactcaaaaagaaggaatcGACTATAAGGAAACATTTTCTCTTGTTTCCAAGAAAGATTCCTTAAGAATAGTCATGGCTTTAATAGCtcattttgacttagagttacatcaaatgtacattaaaactatatttttgaATGGTGACTTGCATGAAGAGGTTTATATGGATCAACTTGAGGGTTTTTAAGATAAAAGCAAGGAACATATGGTATGTAAACTTTAAAAATCCATATATGGTCTAAAGCAGGTCTCTAGACAATGGTATCTTAAGTTCCATGAAATTCTCATCACTTTTGGTTTCAATGAGAATCTAATGGATTAATGGATATACCTTAAGATCAGAGGGagcaaaatttgtattattgtattgtatgttgatgatatgttgctTGATAGCAACAATATGGGAATGATTTTTGAgaccaaacatttttttatccAAGAATTTTGATATGAAACATCTTAGTGAAGCATCTTATGTGATAGGAATTGAAATTCATCGAGATAGATCACGTGGATTATTAGGATTATCCCAAAAGAACTACAttgaaaaaattcttaaaagattCAACATGCAAAATTGTTCTAGCAATGTTGCTCCCGTTGTGAAATGGGACATATTTTGTGAACTTCAATGTCCCAAAAATGATcttgaaaagaaacaaatggaaaaaattattttgcttCTACAGTAGGGAGTATCATGTATGCTCAAGTTTGCACTCGACTAGACATAGCTTATGTGTTAGGCATGCTTGGTCGATACCAAAGTAATCTAGGTATTGATCATTGGAAAGCAGTAAAGAAAGTATTGTGTTATTTGCAAGGGACTAAGGACTACATACTTACATACATAAGAACAAATAATCTAGAGATTATTGGTTATTCTGATTCTGATTATGTCGGTTGTAAGGATATCGGAAGGTCTACATCTtgctatatttttatgttatcaaaTGAACCTATTTCATGGAAGAACCATAAACAATTATTGATAGCTTCTTCTACAATGGAGGCAAAATATGTAGCATGTTATAAAGCCACATGTCATGCAATATGGTTGAGAAATTTTGTCTCAGGGCTTCATGTTATTGATTCGATAATGAGACCATTTAGAATATATTGTGATAATAGTGTTGTTGTgcgattctctaaaaataataagcCTACAGGAGGATCAAAGCACATTAATATTAAGTATCTGGCTGTAAGGGAGAAAGTTCAAAATGGAGTTGTCTCTattgaacatattaaaaatacactCATGTTGGCAGATTCATTGACAAAGGGTCTTCCACATAAGCTTTTCATGGATTATGTTGCGCACATGGGCTTGATGGCAAGTTTGCCAATTTTAGATTGATTGAGAGTGTAATGTATGTGATCTCATTATAATGAGAATAAAGTTCTTAATtatgatttattgatgattattatGTTACTTTTATACATCAATTTTGTGCACAATCTAGATGTTTAAAAGTTGATGGGACCATTATGTGAATGAATTAGCATTTTCACCTTAATGTTGCTAATGTCATAAAAGTCATTGATTCATGTTAATGGAGATGCTAGTACTATAATCCTTAAAGAATATTGGATTGTTGTGTGATCCAATCATTTCAATGATTCGGTGTTAGTGGTTCCATGAAATATAATCTTAACGTAAAGGATGTCTATTTTTGATAAATTGTTATAACCATATTATGTTTTAATctattacaaatataattatgtagGCCAAGTGGAAGATTGTTAGCttttttcctataatgtgtggccatatataattatatttgtgtaaatattatttaagggtatcaaTTAATAGATAAGTGAATCAATTGATCGGGTATCTAAGAATCTTATGTATGGAAGACTCAAATTATATAATGGgggttagaaaatttaatttatataaatatggtgttacaacttttgtaactccatcattatgaaatttaatttgtacattatgtttatgagtaatagaggaaaatggaaaagtataACCTATACAATTATATAGATGCATTCAAGTTCATAACccaccattacccattaatttgtatataacggttgtaaataatgagtataactcaCATACAGTCTTTTGATAGGAAGACTAAGAGATGCACAACCTTTTATAAGTTAAGGTCCCAAGCCACACTCTCATTCTTATGTCCTTTTGTTTTATTGTTAACAACATATATCACATAAGCAGGATAAATTGTGTGACAATGagtaagaatatatatatatatatataaagttaataaattatttttatatattatttaaaaagatcGCAACTGTGTGACAGAGAGTAAGAATTGCTACCGTCATACTTGTTGCTATCGAATTCCCAACCCCTAATATGATTCATGAGTAGGCCAAAGATGCTAACCCTAACATCACCCAAACCAATCACTAATCAGACAAGGCACTGCTAGAcccctttttcttttgcctGTTCTTTTTAAACTTTAGTTATGCAGAGAATGATTATCGTAGAATATTGTTCCCCCCTAGGATTTCTCACTGATGGGTGATAGCCGCGCTTCCAAAGGGTCTCTAAGAACTAAAATGCAGTAGGATATACACTTGGGACGAAATTTTATTAGTTATCCTTCTAAATTCACAACGAATGGCAAGAGAATCTTTTTAAGTGGAGAAGGGGATCTGCAACATAACTACAAGGCTTAAAATATATTCATCATGGAACATGATTCAGAATCTCAGAATATCTACAATAACTGTTACATATATATAGCAGCAAAATGCAGGCTACATAGCAGAGAGAATATGCGGAACGAGGTAGGCCTAAAACTTGCTTTATTATCATcctaagaaggaaaaaagaagcaTTATCCCTTCACTGCTGAGAtgcatttccaggaactcgtcaacttttcttctttattaaaaagCAGGAACTAGAAGTAAATCTCTTCCCAGTGGTAAAGGGAAGTAAAAGCCTTCCAGGATTACCAATTGTTTACCTCTTTgaacatgaaaatgaaattggtAGGTGCTTCATGCTTGAGACATCAAACAACTCCATAAACCTTTGATCCGAAACTCTAGCTTTAGCAGCTGCGAACCGCTGGTACTCATCAAAAATAGATGACAAGCACCATTTTTGCAATTTTCTTAAGCATCCCACAACGCAACCTGTCCGGTGCTGAACAACAAGATGAAAGGCAAACGCCATATACATCTTATAAGGTTTTTGGAACTTAAAATGAGGTGTGAATTAATGAAACAACTCAAACTTCACTTTCGGGGGGAGAACAAGGAAATGAGTTTGTGtgaaattatatattaaaaaaaataaaattcatgcaGATACCTTCCCTCTTTTGCAATGGATTAGAAGTGGATGATTCCTTACATCTACATAGCAAACAGGTAAAATGCAGATGTAAGCAAAATTGTAAACAAACTATGCTCTAATTAGACCATAAGAAAAATGTTGAAGCGCTTGTATTACCAAGAACAACTTTTAGCGCTTCACGGATTGTATCCTCTGGGATGTTCACAAAAGGCTCCTGAATGCAAAATTTCAGATATCAAATTTGTAGCATTAAATATCATTTCAAATCACAATATTTCCTTCACTGTATAGGAAATCAAGTATGTCATGTACAAGACAGACTTCCAAATTACTCCTAGTTTAATAACAAAACCCAACCAAAAAAATATCAGTCCCAAAGTTCACAAGCTTGGCCATCACAAAATCATTTGGTTGAACCTGTAAAGTTCATGACTGTCTTCTGTGTCACTGTATATATTGTTTCTCCAATTGTGAGATTCATTAACACCATCACTGACTGGAAAACTTTTGCTGCATGCTGCATGCATTTTTGGCATAGGCGCCAGTAAGTTCCTTTAACACCCTAACTGTCTCTAAAAAGCAACTTACTGCTCATTTTGACCGTCTCTTGTCAATGAGCTCCCCATCCCCCATAAAAAACCTTGACAAAAGAACAAATGCTTCCCTCTTTTTCATTAAACATTTCAGAAAACTTGAGTCTGCAACCTCATTGATTATCTAAAAGTGTATCATGTGTCATGTTCACCTGAGAGCATTTTCTCCATCCCTGTCAGCGTGAAAGTGGTTTCCATGTTTAAATGATTTCATACCTAGAAGCAACTAACACTCAATTCTGTGTGGTACAAGATCATCATGTGACAATACTTTGGTTCTCAAATGATTATTGTTTTACTGGGATGTATATAGTGGTTCATGATTGGTGCTGACATAATCCTATACACTTAACTCTGTAGAACTTATACTCTATCCAAGAATGTCCTTGCATTTAGAAGTGCACGGTAACCATATTTTATGTTCCAAAAGGAACAAATGTACAAAGAAGGCCCACTCAagggaaattgtaaaaccaaATTAAGTTGCAACATTCCCACGCTAAAAGGAAGGGTGCAATTGGGACAACAAAACTTGGTATCAtaaaacctattttaaaaaacattcagTGCTATTAGTAAAATTAGACATGATGTTCTTCAGATTTGATATCAATAGCGAACATATTCtaatttggtttctttttctaaatcctGTCAGATTATTGAATCAGATTGGATTTGGATAATTTCTCATGACATCCAGTTCAAGCCCACCTTATCTAGTCCAATTCAATCCCCTTCCAGGCCTACCAAGGAGCATACAACGCCAATCTTGTGACAAATAGCAACAGAAAAGGCATGCTGATAATTCCCAAGAGGTAAATGCAAATGCACTATAATGACATTCCTATGGTCATGGATACTTATGCACTCATTGGATCAGGTGCCAATACCTTTGACAATAATGTCTACACAAGGTAAAACTGCACCTATGACTTAACAATCTTTACTAGGACAATGTCTAATGTCTTGACTCTATGTAGATGGGTGCTATCCCCATGCGACCTTCCACCTCATCCACAAATGTCAAAACCCCATGCATAATTAAGTTTTAATGAATTAAGATTAAAGGCTTGAGAAGTTTAGGGAGTATGCAGTCGTGCAGAtttttggtaatctgatcaaaAGGATAAAAACTCCTAAGTAGGATACAACTATCGCTGCCAGCCAAGCCTGAAGCTCTTTGCATGCCTAGCACAAAGTTTTAGTGGGTTAGACTGGGGTCAGGGTTTCAGGCCAAAATTTTGAGTTTGGGCTGAAACCCTGACCCCAGTCTAACCCACTAAAAACTTTGTGCTAGGCATGCAAAGAACTTCAGACTTGGCTGGCAGCTTACACTAGCCCAGCCAAGGCCCAATATCTAAAGCACCAAATGcacataattattattatatcctAATAAGGGTTACACAACTAAATACTTAGGTAATCTTTTgaactaattaatttaattcaataattatgCAAACTAAAATGGAATAATCTGGGTAAGAAGAAATATAACTTGAGTAGGAATGACTGACATGTTTTAATATTTCTCTGCATTGATCTACATCTAATGATGAACAATGGTAAAAAAACTACATAGAGGAAGCATATTCTTTAGAAAAGAATAGTCCATTTGATCTGAGCCTAGAGCTGAGCCTACATTTGGTACATTGGGTTTGAGTTGGGATACCACTGGCCTGGACTGGACTGGCCAGCCCAAGCCACCCCATTGTGCAGCCCTAACTCTGGataatatttagtaaaatatatttcactAGAAAGACATTTTAGTACATTTTCAGAGAGATACGTTTAAATTGaacacaaagaaagaaaattcacGACCTTGTTAATTATCAACTTTCACTCCATCTACAAATAGGCTCATAATATAAGTACAGGgcagaaacaaacaaaaagaaggAAGTGGTAGACAGGACAAAGAAGCAAGAATTATACTTTCCACATAAGGTAACCTTGAGTGGTCCTTACTCTTAAGACGaactttcaaattttctaaatctaaaaacaaacaatGCATGGATACTAATCAAGTTAAAGAATATATCCATGGAATATTTAGAGAGCAAACTCATGTGATACTGTAAATTCACATGTCATCAGGCCACAAGGGTGCCATATTTCATGATTcttcattcaaaattaaaaaccacTCAGAATGTTTATGTTGGCTAATGTGTTTGATCTATATAAAAAGGATGAtcaaatacaaatcaatgtcaatatgaTGGAAAGAATCAAGGAACATGAAATATTTGAGTTATGCCTCCTTTTGATACATTTAATGCTATCTTCTTATGTCAAAACAAATGCTAGTTTAATCAATTAAAGTAATGATATTTGAGAATCATTGCAACTAAACAAACTACCAGCAAAGATTTAGGTAATGCAAATAATACACGACACAACAGCTTCAGTGCCTCCGCGAGATTTGATTTTATCACATTCTTTCAATTTCCTCCAATTCCATTGAAAAAATGACAGTTCAGTCTGATCTTCAATTCTCCGATCAGTCCTAATTCACTTATACTCAAACTAAACTGAATATAACAAGAAAGCATCTCCACCTGTTAAAGCTTCATCATAGATGAACTCAAAGCAAGTACCTCCTTCCAAATTCATTTAAACAAACGATTCAATGAGGACGAAAATATACCTTATATCCTTCAATTCCAAACTGAAAAAGCTTAATCCCATTCGACTTGAGGAACTCATTATTCGCCTCCGGATACGTCTCCGGGCAAAGGTATCTAAATGaaaattcaaccaaaaaaaagaaaaagaaaaccaaaacccTAAATTAACATTTCTCAGTTCAAGATCAGAGCCTAAAACGAAGCAAAAAGGGCTCAAATTCAGACTCACATGATTGAACGGAGACCTAGGGTTTGCAAGAAGGCGAAGTTGGCTGTGTCGGGAAAACCTGAGCGGAAGATGCCGTTATCGACCATGGCGAAGTTGAGAGGTGGCGTGAATAGCTCTTCACCATCTCTGTCAAGCTCATCTCCGGCGGCGACCAGAGCCTTGGACGGAGACAAGTGGTCGACGACCACGACGGAAGCGACCTCGATGGTTTTGCACATGTCGTCGGTATCGTGACTGTTTTCTAGTTTCATGAGTTTTTCTTCTAGtagaatgtttttcttttccttgcggTGCTTGCAGTGGTGGTGGGAGCTGGTTTTTATAGGCAGTTGAGGAGGGACTGCGCAGCGGCTGTGGTTGGCGGTGGTGGCGGCATGTAAAGCGAGGAGGGA comes from the Vitis vinifera cultivar Pinot Noir 40024 chromosome 12, ASM3070453v1 genome and includes:
- the LOC100251662 gene encoding probable tyrosine-protein phosphatase DSP4; its protein translation is MKLENSHDTDDMCKTIEVASVVVVDHLSPSKALVAAGDELDRDGEELFTPPLNFAMVDNGIFRSGFPDTANFAFLQTLGLRSIIYLCPETYPEANNEFLKSNGIKLFQFGIEGYKEPFVNIPEDTIREALKVVLDVRNHPLLIHCKRGKHRTGCVVGCLRKLQKWCLSSIFDEYQRFAAAKARVSDQRFMELFDVSSMKHLPISFSCSKR